Proteins encoded together in one Chitinophaga varians window:
- a CDS encoding M13 family metallopeptidase, translating to MRKYLLTGVSIAGIACIAACNQGQSTADKQQATPDILAANIDSTVNPGQDYFDYVNGGWIKRNPIPAEYSSWGIGNLVQEELYKRLRLINEQAVEKPGDDISRKIAAFWKSGMDSVAINAAGIKPIEADLKAIDAVSNTQELVALAAQQNIFTNAMCSPYIAQDAKNSEAMALQFYQGGLGLPNRDYYFNTDERTTKIRQAYPAHIAKMLQFTGMDSTAAKAAAASVVQLETILAKSSRKLADLRDPEANYHKMAVSQLNKIAGNIDWAAFIKQQGINSHADTIIVGQPEFYTALSNAIKSQPLDAWKNYLKWHLINSTASALSDNIASTDFAFYGTLLKGQEKQKPRWKRVLDAEEGAMGEALGQLFVKEFFNATAKKRYETLVEDIRGALKTRIENLTWMSDSTKQKALYKLSKITKKVGYPDKWKDFSAMAIKEQSYAENARAAQQWWHNYQVSKLGKPVDRTEWDMTPQTYNAYYNPSNNEIVLPAGIFTVPGKRDEELDDALVYGYAGASTIGHEITHGFDDEGRQFDAEGNLKSWWTKEDEAKFNQRAAVMVKQFNSYLVVDTLHINGKATLGENIADLGGILLGWDAFQKTAQFKKNEPISGYSPAQRYFMGYSLGWLSHTKKEELARRVLVDVHSPAKFRVNGPFSDVDAFYKVYNLKEGDGMWRADSSRVRIW from the coding sequence ATGAGGAAATACCTGCTCACAGGCGTCAGCATCGCTGGCATCGCATGCATCGCCGCCTGCAACCAGGGCCAGTCGACGGCCGATAAACAACAGGCCACTCCCGACATCCTGGCTGCCAACATAGACAGCACCGTCAACCCCGGACAAGATTACTTTGATTATGTCAACGGCGGGTGGATCAAACGTAACCCTATCCCTGCGGAATACAGCTCCTGGGGCATTGGTAACCTGGTACAGGAAGAGCTGTACAAACGTCTCCGTCTCATCAATGAACAGGCTGTGGAAAAACCGGGCGATGATATTTCCCGTAAAATCGCGGCCTTCTGGAAAAGCGGAATGGACTCCGTTGCCATCAACGCAGCAGGTATTAAACCTATCGAGGCTGACCTCAAAGCCATCGATGCTGTTAGCAACACACAGGAGCTGGTAGCCCTGGCCGCACAGCAGAACATCTTCACCAACGCCATGTGCAGCCCGTACATCGCGCAGGATGCCAAGAACAGTGAAGCCATGGCCCTGCAGTTTTATCAGGGCGGTCTTGGTTTACCTAACCGTGATTATTACTTCAACACCGACGAACGCACCACAAAAATAAGGCAGGCTTACCCTGCGCATATCGCGAAAATGCTGCAGTTCACCGGCATGGACAGTACCGCAGCCAAAGCTGCTGCTGCCAGCGTAGTACAGCTGGAAACCATACTGGCCAAGTCGAGCCGCAAACTGGCCGACCTCCGCGATCCCGAAGCCAACTATCATAAAATGGCCGTTTCCCAGCTGAATAAAATAGCCGGCAACATTGACTGGGCGGCCTTTATCAAACAACAAGGCATTAACAGTCACGCAGATACGATTATTGTTGGTCAGCCGGAATTCTATACCGCCCTTAGCAACGCTATCAAATCGCAGCCGCTGGACGCATGGAAGAACTATCTCAAATGGCACCTGATCAATAGCACCGCTTCTGCTCTCAGCGATAACATTGCCTCCACAGACTTCGCTTTCTACGGCACTTTGTTAAAAGGGCAGGAGAAACAGAAGCCACGCTGGAAACGTGTGCTCGACGCTGAAGAGGGTGCTATGGGCGAAGCACTTGGCCAGCTGTTCGTAAAAGAATTCTTCAACGCTACCGCGAAAAAAAGATACGAGACCCTCGTGGAAGATATCCGCGGCGCACTCAAAACACGTATCGAAAACCTTACCTGGATGAGCGACAGCACAAAGCAGAAAGCGCTGTACAAACTGTCTAAAATCACCAAGAAAGTAGGTTACCCGGATAAATGGAAAGACTTCTCCGCCATGGCCATCAAGGAACAATCATATGCTGAGAATGCAAGAGCAGCGCAGCAATGGTGGCACAACTACCAGGTCAGCAAACTGGGCAAACCGGTAGACCGTACCGAATGGGACATGACACCGCAGACATATAACGCCTACTACAATCCCAGCAACAATGAAATTGTACTGCCGGCAGGCATCTTCACCGTTCCCGGCAAACGTGACGAAGAGCTCGACGATGCACTCGTATATGGTTATGCCGGCGCTTCCACCATCGGCCACGAAATTACCCATGGCTTTGATGACGAAGGCCGCCAGTTTGACGCAGAAGGTAACCTGAAAAGCTGGTGGACCAAAGAAGACGAAGCGAAATTCAATCAGCGTGCAGCCGTGATGGTGAAACAGTTCAACTCCTACCTGGTAGTGGACACCCTGCACATCAACGGTAAAGCCACGCTCGGCGAAAATATCGCAGACCTTGGCGGTATCCTGCTGGGATGGGACGCATTCCAGAAAACAGCACAGTTTAAAAAGAATGAACCTATCTCCGGTTATTCTCCCGCACAACGCTACTTCATGGGTTATTCCCTCGGTTGGCTGAGCCATACCAAAAAAGAAGAACTGGCCAGGAGAGTGCTCGTTGATGTGCATTCACCTGCTAAATTCAGGGTGAACGGACCTTTCAGCGATGTAGACGCTTTCTATAAAGTGTACAACCTGAAAGAAGGTGATGGCATGTGGAGAGCGGACAGTTCACGGGTACGCATCTGGTAA
- a CDS encoding carbohydrate-binding family 9-like protein, translated as MGRSFNHGRRKPVAHFFTIAIIGVFATCASIKNISAQTFSEAFKPFTGKPRHYVCYHTSDSVAIDGRLSEKAWSQVPWTDDFTDIEGDAKPAPPLRTRVKMMWDQHYLYIAAVMQEPHIWATLKDHDAIIFQDNDFEVFIDPDGDTHQYFELEINAYNTVMDLFMNKPYRHGGNALLNWDTKGLKTAVHINGTLNQPNDKDQEWTVEMAIPFNALRFFNDVQRPSDGSTWRINFSRVEWDTNIKDGRYVKLKKPENNWVWSPQEIINMHAPERWGYLQFSTQSTSEATAPFRMPVAEPAKRLLWHVFHEQMRYQEQHGKFAATLEALKVPARQTAADGVTYTLLLEGISSQFTASVKGGKLDGTIYINQEGRIYTNRK; from the coding sequence ATGGGACGTTCATTCAATCATGGGCGACGGAAACCGGTCGCGCACTTTTTTACCATTGCTATTATTGGGGTATTTGCTACTTGTGCCAGTATTAAAAACATATCGGCACAAACTTTTTCAGAAGCCTTCAAACCATTTACCGGCAAGCCCCGCCACTATGTATGTTATCATACATCCGACAGTGTGGCCATTGATGGCCGGTTGTCGGAAAAAGCATGGAGCCAGGTGCCCTGGACAGACGATTTCACCGATATTGAAGGAGATGCCAAACCCGCGCCACCGCTTCGTACCCGCGTAAAAATGATGTGGGACCAGCACTACCTTTACATTGCGGCGGTGATGCAGGAACCGCACATATGGGCCACTCTTAAGGATCATGATGCCATCATATTTCAGGACAATGATTTTGAAGTGTTTATTGATCCCGATGGTGACACTCATCAGTATTTTGAGCTGGAAATCAACGCCTACAATACTGTTATGGACCTGTTTATGAACAAACCATACCGGCATGGTGGCAACGCATTGCTCAACTGGGATACTAAAGGACTTAAGACCGCCGTTCATATTAACGGCACCCTCAATCAACCCAACGACAAAGACCAGGAATGGACCGTGGAAATGGCCATACCGTTTAATGCACTGCGTTTCTTCAACGATGTGCAACGCCCTTCCGATGGCAGTACCTGGCGTATCAATTTTTCCCGGGTGGAATGGGACACCAATATAAAAGATGGCCGGTATGTGAAGCTGAAAAAGCCGGAAAACAACTGGGTATGGTCTCCGCAGGAAATCATCAACATGCATGCCCCTGAAAGGTGGGGATACCTGCAGTTCAGCACACAATCCACCAGCGAAGCAACCGCTCCATTCCGGATGCCGGTCGCCGAACCTGCCAAACGCCTGCTGTGGCATGTCTTCCATGAGCAGATGCGTTATCAGGAGCAGCACGGCAAATTTGCCGCCACCCTTGAAGCGCTGAAAGTGCCTGCCAGACAAACCGCCGCCGATGGCGTTACTTACACACTGCTGCTGGAAGGCATTAGCTCCCAGTTTACCGCCTCCGTCAAAGGCGGCAAATTAGACGGTACGATTTATATTAACCAGGAAGGTCGTATCTATACTAACAGAAAATAA
- a CDS encoding family 10 glycosylhydrolase has protein sequence MNKRKFIKAMGLGSLALAKPVLPVMVTGATEQPQSMEKIGIQHRVWINPDPKEKAADLQKRYATYRKAGITDLFFEADSEVHFKAAKAAGIKAHRWMWTMNRGEKELLASHPEWYAVNRKGESCANHPPYVDYYRWLCPSKPEVVNYLKSQVEQALAKNYVDGIHLDYVRFCDVILPVNLWSKYGIDQSKELPEYDFCYCQDCRSAYKSAYGKDPLEIEHPDQSPSWRKFRYDRITNVVKNLAQVARQHKKPISAAVFPTPEIAKRIVRQDWTNWPLNAVMPMIYHGFYRENITWIGDAVAEGVKTLHGAFPLYAGLFLPDFNNNYSDLREAVKLAIDNGAAGVSIFGSMTPEVLQVLGESV, from the coding sequence ATGAATAAACGTAAATTCATCAAAGCAATGGGACTGGGCAGTCTGGCGCTGGCAAAACCGGTACTGCCCGTGATGGTGACCGGTGCAACAGAACAGCCGCAGTCCATGGAAAAAATAGGGATACAGCACCGGGTATGGATCAATCCAGATCCGAAGGAGAAAGCAGCCGATCTGCAAAAACGTTATGCCACTTACCGCAAAGCGGGCATCACGGACCTTTTCTTTGAGGCAGACAGCGAAGTACACTTTAAAGCAGCCAAAGCTGCCGGCATTAAAGCGCACCGCTGGATGTGGACGATGAACCGCGGCGAGAAAGAGTTGCTGGCAAGTCATCCCGAATGGTATGCTGTAAACCGCAAAGGGGAGTCCTGCGCCAATCATCCGCCGTATGTGGATTACTACCGCTGGTTATGTCCCAGCAAACCCGAAGTGGTCAACTATCTGAAATCGCAGGTAGAACAGGCGCTGGCCAAAAACTATGTAGATGGTATCCACCTGGATTATGTTCGTTTCTGCGACGTGATACTGCCGGTAAACCTCTGGAGCAAATACGGCATCGACCAGTCGAAGGAGTTACCGGAATACGATTTCTGCTATTGCCAGGATTGCCGCAGCGCCTACAAATCCGCCTATGGCAAAGATCCGCTGGAGATAGAGCATCCTGATCAAAGCCCTTCCTGGCGTAAATTCCGCTATGACCGTATCACCAACGTGGTAAAGAATCTGGCGCAGGTAGCCCGGCAACATAAAAAGCCTATTTCCGCCGCTGTGTTTCCGACGCCGGAAATTGCCAAACGTATTGTACGGCAGGACTGGACCAACTGGCCGTTGAATGCTGTTATGCCGATGATCTACCATGGCTTCTACCGGGAAAACATCACCTGGATTGGGGACGCGGTGGCCGAGGGCGTAAAAACCCTGCATGGTGCCTTTCCATTGTATGCCGGGTTGTTCCTCCCTGATTTCAATAATAACTACAGTGATCTGCGTGAAGCCGTGAAACTGGCCATAGACAATGGAGCGGCAGGGGTATCCATTTTCGGCAGCATGACGCCGGAAGTATTACAGGTATTAGGAGAAAGCGTATAA
- a CDS encoding GH92 family glycosyl hydrolase, with translation MNMGFRIGGALTLSALMLNGTQASAQAKQAKPAKGFIESRSVAAVDPYIGSGGHGHVFVGASVPYGAVQAGPTNIVKGWDWCSGYHYSDSVVIGFSQMHLSGTGIGDLGDVLIMPYTGKIRTNRGTQENPTSGYGSHYSHAREKARPGYYAVKLDDYNIDVELTASERVALHKYTFPKNEPANIIIDLKEGIGWDAPVETFIRKVDDYTLEGYRYSKGWAEDQRVWFTIKSNVPVKQFQVFEGDNKQTGISLKGKAVKGVISFEKSPGQVMLKVGISPVSSANALTNINAEMQGWDFAKVVNSANAKWDKELSKVDIQTKDEAARRVFYTALYHTMIDPALFNDHDGSYRGTDKKVYPNPGFDNYSVFSLWDIYRSAAPLSTILHPEKVNSFVNSMITIHKQQGKLPVWPLMGSETNCMVGYHAVPPIVDAYLKGFTGFNAEDAFAAMKATSMRDDLGVKYVKERGYIPADKEYESVSKALEYAIDDWCIAAMAKKMGKTEDYEYYKKRAAYYKNYFDSTIKFVRPRMSDGSFKTPYDPFNSIHEKGDFTEGNGWQYTWLVPQDVEGLISLMGGDEAFTRKLDSLFTAKGDMGAEASNDISGLIGMYAHGNEPSHHVTYMYAFAGNQWKTAEKVRQVMKDFYFDQPEGLAGNEDCGAMSSWYVFSSLGFYPVNPANGVYVMGSPLFDKATVKLQGGKTFTVQTINNSKENIYIQSVTLNGKPYTKSFITHQDLVKGGTMVVTMGNKPNVNFGKAVADRPANNL, from the coding sequence ATGAATATGGGATTTAGGATCGGTGGGGCGTTGACTTTGTCTGCCCTGATGCTCAACGGCACGCAGGCATCAGCGCAGGCAAAACAGGCAAAGCCCGCCAAAGGCTTCATCGAAAGCAGATCGGTAGCGGCGGTAGACCCTTACATCGGCTCTGGCGGCCATGGCCACGTATTTGTAGGTGCCAGCGTGCCCTATGGCGCGGTACAGGCAGGCCCCACCAATATTGTTAAAGGATGGGACTGGTGCTCCGGCTATCACTACTCTGATAGTGTTGTCATCGGCTTCTCTCAGATGCACCTGAGCGGCACCGGCATCGGCGACCTCGGCGATGTGCTGATCATGCCCTACACCGGGAAAATCCGCACTAACCGCGGCACCCAGGAAAATCCTACTTCCGGCTACGGCTCCCATTATTCACATGCCCGCGAAAAAGCCCGCCCGGGATACTACGCGGTAAAACTCGACGACTATAACATCGATGTAGAACTGACAGCCTCCGAAAGAGTAGCGCTGCATAAATATACTTTCCCGAAAAACGAACCGGCCAATATCATCATCGACCTGAAGGAAGGTATCGGCTGGGACGCCCCGGTGGAAACATTCATCCGTAAAGTAGATGACTATACCCTCGAAGGATACCGCTACTCCAAAGGATGGGCGGAAGACCAGCGCGTATGGTTCACCATTAAATCCAATGTGCCGGTAAAACAATTCCAGGTCTTCGAGGGCGATAACAAACAAACAGGCATCTCCCTGAAAGGAAAAGCAGTAAAAGGAGTCATCTCCTTTGAAAAATCACCGGGACAGGTAATGCTGAAAGTAGGCATCTCCCCTGTCAGCAGCGCTAATGCATTGACCAACATCAACGCGGAAATGCAGGGCTGGGACTTTGCCAAAGTGGTGAACAGCGCCAACGCCAAATGGGACAAAGAGCTGTCTAAGGTAGATATTCAAACAAAAGATGAAGCGGCCCGCCGCGTATTCTACACCGCGCTCTATCATACCATGATAGACCCTGCCCTCTTCAACGACCATGATGGCAGCTACCGCGGTACAGACAAAAAAGTATACCCTAACCCGGGCTTCGATAACTATTCCGTATTCTCCCTGTGGGATATCTACCGCTCTGCCGCTCCGTTGAGCACTATCCTGCACCCGGAGAAAGTGAACAGCTTCGTGAACTCCATGATCACCATACACAAACAACAAGGCAAACTGCCGGTATGGCCGCTCATGGGCAGCGAAACCAACTGTATGGTAGGCTATCATGCAGTGCCTCCTATCGTTGACGCCTATCTGAAAGGATTTACCGGCTTTAATGCAGAAGATGCTTTTGCAGCCATGAAAGCTACTTCCATGCGCGATGACCTCGGCGTTAAATACGTAAAAGAAAGAGGTTATATCCCGGCTGATAAAGAATATGAATCAGTGTCCAAAGCCCTGGAATATGCTATCGATGACTGGTGCATCGCTGCCATGGCTAAAAAAATGGGCAAAACGGAAGACTACGAATACTATAAAAAACGCGCCGCCTACTATAAAAACTACTTCGACAGCACCATTAAATTTGTACGTCCGCGTATGAGCGACGGCAGCTTTAAAACACCATATGATCCGTTCAACTCTATCCACGAGAAAGGCGACTTCACCGAAGGTAACGGCTGGCAATACACCTGGCTGGTGCCACAGGACGTGGAAGGACTGATCAGCCTGATGGGTGGCGACGAAGCTTTTACCCGCAAACTGGACAGCCTCTTCACAGCGAAGGGAGATATGGGCGCAGAGGCATCCAACGATATCTCCGGCCTGATCGGCATGTACGCTCATGGTAATGAGCCCAGCCATCACGTAACGTACATGTACGCTTTCGCCGGCAACCAGTGGAAAACAGCAGAGAAAGTAAGACAGGTGATGAAGGATTTCTACTTCGACCAACCGGAAGGCCTTGCCGGTAATGAAGACTGTGGCGCAATGTCTTCCTGGTATGTGTTTTCTTCCCTGGGCTTCTACCCGGTAAACCCCGCCAATGGCGTGTATGTGATGGGAAGTCCGCTGTTTGACAAAGCGACGGTGAAACTGCAGGGCGGTAAAACGTTTACCGTACAAACCATCAACAATAGCAAAGAGAATATTTATATACAGAGCGTTACGCTTAACGGGAAGCCATATACGAAGAGCTTCATCACACACCAGGACCTTGTAAAAGGTGGTACGATGGTGGTGACCATGGGTAACAAACCTAATGTCAATTTTGGTAAGGCGGTTGCAGACAGACCAGCCAACAATCTGTAA
- a CDS encoding glycosyltransferase family 87 protein, with protein sequence MNHTAVQSKRNLLTYLGEKEWLIMFLWFGLAFIGAITEISRGNINNFLIFKNVFFHLIHQQPLYIEYPQEYYDVNLYGPVFSLVIAPFAGLETKVGALLWAMTGAGVLYYAIRQLPLNRLQQNIILLLCTQELMGASGWFQMNQFIGAFIILTFASIVKGKDMLAAFLIVLGTLTKIYGIVGLAFFFFSGNPRRLIGGLFLWGAILFAAPMLLSSPQYVVNSYFEWYGALVHKNALNEAVTTTFQNISAGGFIQRVLHLPALDNMYILVPAVLIFLSQYIRLPYRYNSRYRLYILCSVLMFPVLFSSSSESPTYIIAIPAICIWYVMQPATRANNIFLFFAILLVSFSHSDVVTPWVRKNLAVPYALKALPCLVLWLMIAWEIFTKQFLKKPAKPEAAPALAPAGQL encoded by the coding sequence ATGAATCACACAGCTGTACAAAGCAAACGAAACCTGCTGACTTATTTGGGCGAAAAGGAATGGTTGATCATGTTCCTTTGGTTTGGACTGGCTTTTATTGGTGCTATTACGGAAATATCCCGCGGTAATATCAATAACTTCCTCATTTTCAAGAATGTATTCTTTCACCTGATACACCAGCAACCCCTGTACATCGAGTATCCGCAGGAATACTACGATGTAAATCTGTATGGACCTGTGTTCAGCCTGGTCATTGCTCCTTTTGCCGGACTGGAAACGAAGGTAGGCGCGCTGTTGTGGGCCATGACCGGCGCTGGCGTATTGTATTATGCCATCCGCCAGCTGCCGCTGAACAGATTACAGCAAAATATTATTCTGCTGTTATGTACGCAGGAGCTGATGGGGGCCAGTGGCTGGTTTCAGATGAACCAGTTCATTGGGGCTTTTATTATTCTCACCTTCGCCAGTATTGTGAAAGGCAAGGATATGCTGGCTGCCTTCCTGATCGTGCTGGGCACTTTGACGAAGATTTACGGTATCGTAGGACTGGCATTCTTCTTTTTCAGCGGCAACCCCAGGCGGCTGATTGGAGGGCTGTTCCTGTGGGGTGCTATACTGTTCGCAGCACCAATGCTGCTTTCCAGCCCGCAATATGTTGTCAACAGTTACTTTGAATGGTATGGTGCCCTCGTACATAAAAATGCGCTGAATGAGGCTGTCACCACCACTTTCCAGAATATTTCCGCCGGAGGGTTTATTCAGCGGGTGCTTCATCTGCCGGCGTTGGATAATATGTACATCCTGGTACCAGCGGTTTTGATTTTCCTGTCACAATACATACGACTTCCCTACCGCTACAATTCCCGGTACCGGTTGTATATACTGTGTTCTGTGCTGATGTTCCCGGTGTTGTTCAGTAGCAGCTCGGAATCACCGACTTACATTATCGCCATACCAGCTATCTGTATCTGGTATGTAATGCAGCCCGCTACGCGTGCGAATAATATATTCCTGTTTTTCGCTATTCTGCTTGTGAGCTTCTCCCATTCCGATGTGGTGACGCCCTGGGTGCGTAAAAACCTGGCTGTGCCTTATGCTTTGAAAGCCCTGCCCTGTCTGGTACTTTGGCTGATGATCGCCTGGGAGATTTTTACAAAACAGTTCCTGAAGAAACCGGCCAAGCCTGAAGCGGCGCCGGCACTGGCACCTGCGGGTCAACTTTAA
- a CDS encoding ABC transporter ATP-binding protein produces MNKYGTTHKKRTRAAEDKMTFRERLAALSNIPAFFRMVWQTNRGLTIGNGVLRIAQSAMPLSLLYVGKLIIDEVVLISKDPAHHNTHLLWQLVALEFGLAILSDALSRAITLIDSLLGDLVANHTSVKIMEHAASLDLDQFEDSEFYDKLERARQQTIGRTILLSQVFSQVQDLITMGFLAAGLIVFNPWLILLLLVAVIPAFLNESHFNHLHYRLTWGQTSDRRELDYIRYLGASDETAKEVKVFDLSDFLIQRFRVISDKFYNDKKNLESRHAVWGTLFALLGSAGYYAAYVIIILQTVTGVLSIGSLAFLAGSFRQLRTTFQGILIRFSSVTQGAMYLKDLFDFFEIQPQMRSPQHPRPFPHPIQQGFTFEDVGFKYHNSDKWAIRHLNFTLHAGEKLALVGENGAGKTTLVKLLARLYDPVEGRILLDGVDLREYDLSELRTQVGVIFQDYQRYQMTVSQNIAVGNITHSHDQDLIQDAARQSLAEPLIAKMPLGYEQMLGRRFNQGIDLSGGEWQKIALARAYMKDAQLLILDEPTSALDARAEYNVFLRFADLTRDKTAVLISHRFSTVRMANRILVLEKGQLAEIGSHEELLERRGKYAELFELQAAGYK; encoded by the coding sequence ATGAATAAGTATGGCACCACTCATAAGAAACGTACAAGGGCAGCAGAAGATAAAATGACTTTTCGCGAAAGACTGGCCGCCCTCAGCAATATCCCTGCATTTTTCCGGATGGTATGGCAGACCAACCGCGGCTTAACGATTGGCAACGGGGTCCTTCGCATTGCGCAATCCGCCATGCCACTTTCCCTCCTGTATGTTGGTAAACTCATCATTGACGAAGTGGTACTGATCAGTAAAGATCCCGCCCATCATAATACGCACCTCTTATGGCAGCTGGTGGCCCTGGAATTTGGGCTGGCCATCCTTTCAGATGCCCTCAGCAGGGCCATCACCCTTATTGACAGCCTGTTAGGCGACCTGGTAGCCAATCATACCTCTGTGAAGATCATGGAACATGCCGCATCACTGGACCTGGACCAGTTTGAAGATTCCGAGTTTTATGACAAGCTGGAACGTGCCCGTCAACAGACCATTGGCCGTACCATTCTGTTGTCACAGGTATTCAGCCAGGTGCAGGACCTTATCACCATGGGCTTTCTGGCCGCCGGCCTGATCGTATTTAATCCGTGGCTGATATTGCTCCTGCTTGTCGCAGTGATCCCTGCTTTCCTGAATGAGTCCCACTTCAACCATCTGCATTACCGGCTCACCTGGGGCCAGACATCCGATCGCCGTGAGCTGGACTATATCCGCTATCTCGGCGCCAGCGATGAAACCGCCAAAGAAGTGAAAGTCTTCGATCTGTCTGATTTTTTGATACAGCGCTTCCGCGTGATCTCCGATAAGTTCTACAACGATAAAAAGAACCTCGAATCACGCCATGCCGTCTGGGGCACGCTGTTCGCCCTGCTGGGCAGCGCCGGCTACTATGCCGCCTATGTGATCATCATTCTGCAGACGGTCACCGGCGTCCTGAGCATCGGCAGTCTCGCTTTCCTAGCCGGTTCCTTCCGTCAGTTGCGCACCACCTTCCAGGGCATCCTGATCCGCTTCTCCAGCGTAACACAAGGCGCCATGTACCTGAAAGACCTCTTCGATTTCTTCGAGATACAACCGCAGATGCGCTCACCGCAGCATCCGCGGCCATTTCCACATCCTATCCAACAGGGTTTCACCTTTGAAGACGTAGGCTTCAAATACCATAACTCCGACAAATGGGCTATCCGTCACCTGAACTTTACCCTCCATGCCGGAGAAAAACTGGCCCTGGTAGGAGAAAACGGCGCGGGAAAAACGACGCTGGTCAAGCTGCTGGCACGCCTCTATGACCCCGTAGAAGGTCGTATCCTCCTCGATGGCGTAGACCTGCGGGAATACGATCTCTCCGAACTGCGTACACAGGTAGGCGTTATCTTCCAGGATTATCAACGGTACCAGATGACCGTCTCCCAGAATATCGCCGTCGGCAATATTACCCACAGCCACGACCAGGACCTCATCCAGGACGCAGCGCGGCAAAGTCTTGCTGAACCCCTCATCGCGAAAATGCCGCTTGGCTACGAACAGATGCTCGGCCGCCGTTTCAATCAGGGCATAGACCTCTCCGGTGGTGAATGGCAGAAAATAGCCCTCGCCCGCGCCTATATGAAAGACGCACAGCTACTCATACTCGACGAGCCCACCTCCGCCCTGGACGCCCGCGCGGAATACAACGTGTTCCTCCGCTTCGCAGACCTGACCCGTGACAAGACCGCCGTGCTGATATCACACCGGTTCTCTACCGTGCGCATGGCCAACCGGATCCTGGTGCTGGAGAAAGGACAACTCGCGGAAATAGGAAGCCATGAAGAACTGCTGGAGAGGAGAGGGAAGTATGCCGAGTTGTTTGAATTACAGGCGGCGGGGTATAAGTAA
- a CDS encoding MrcB family domain-containing protein gives MLTELFSEFIDIYPGEKNSVKESAEKNYGHLRSTKIMTKELPELIQQMSGLSLQQYDFKGSVGKGIMTEVPNLCILDKAITTSPERGYYIAYLFDPRMTKFYLTLLVAWTQFEKYYDHPRQARKAILKLQQALRNQFDTLTSFSSVELGLLAERTRTKGYIYGTLFHKVYFIEEMPSDQMLLNDLQKMTNLYQIMKEEIGTDVLHKIVPTEADFQLDIQTTTPIHLPDGPVPRPPKVLRAPTKWQRNPSISADALLRAGYRCEVDPRHATFTSKKNKHPFVEAHHFLPMAMQDNYPYSIDVVENIIALCPTCHRAFHYGENDYKKELIIRFYEERKLGLQRRNIDISEEALLDIYLKQDDIIE, from the coding sequence ATGTTGACAGAACTGTTTTCAGAATTTATTGATATCTATCCTGGAGAGAAAAATAGTGTTAAAGAGTCCGCAGAAAAAAATTATGGTCATCTTCGTTCTACGAAAATTATGACTAAAGAGCTACCTGAATTAATTCAACAAATGTCAGGTTTATCCTTGCAACAGTATGACTTCAAAGGCTCTGTGGGTAAAGGTATTATGACTGAAGTACCCAATCTATGTATTCTAGACAAAGCTATTACTACCTCACCAGAAAGGGGATACTATATTGCCTATCTGTTTGATCCACGAATGACCAAATTCTACCTCACACTATTGGTAGCATGGACACAGTTTGAAAAATACTACGATCATCCGCGACAGGCAAGAAAAGCCATTCTGAAACTCCAACAGGCGCTTAGAAACCAATTCGATACGCTTACCTCGTTCTCTTCTGTCGAATTGGGCTTATTAGCGGAGAGAACGCGTACAAAAGGCTATATCTATGGTACACTCTTCCATAAGGTGTACTTCATTGAAGAGATGCCTAGTGATCAAATGCTATTAAATGACCTTCAAAAAATGACCAACCTGTATCAAATTATGAAAGAAGAAATTGGTACAGATGTTCTTCATAAAATTGTTCCCACGGAAGCAGACTTTCAGCTTGACATACAAACGACGACGCCTATTCATTTACCAGATGGACCAGTACCTCGTCCACCAAAAGTACTGCGGGCACCAACGAAATGGCAAAGGAATCCAAGCATTTCGGCGGATGCATTACTGCGTGCTGGTTATAGATGTGAAGTTGATCCCCGTCATGCGACCTTTACCTCCAAGAAAAATAAACATCCCTTTGTAGAAGCACATCATTTTCTACCGATGGCAATGCAAGACAACTATCCTTATAGCATTGATGTGGTAGAAAATATCATCGCCTTGTGCCCAACTTGCCATAGGGCCTTCCATTATGGTGAAAACGACTACAAAAAGGAGCTGATTATTCGGTTTTACGAGGAGAGAAAATTAGGGCTACAACGTCGGAATATCGATATCTCAGAAGAAGCGCTTTTAGACATCTATCTTAAACAAGACGACATCATAGAATAA